The genomic DNA GACTATCATGGTTGCTTTCCAATCTGTGGAGTCAGGTATATCTGTGTACAAAATACCTTTATTTACCATAAAAGGCCTGTGCTTAGGAGAGTAGCTTTAAGGGTCAGCCCTCGATGCctatagtaaatattttttttttaaaatctgccaaTAGATATATTTCCATAAAATTTGGTGGTGGAGGGGTAGTGGGTATTGGGTGCCGATCAAGGCTTAAGTGATATAACAAGTATACGCAGTATGTCATGACATTACTTCCATCAACATCATACACCAATGGACACAAAGAGGTTTGGTGCCCCCCACCCCTCAGCACAAGAATACAGCCTTGCTTTATATGTTTGTGCTGTATTGCATCAGCTATGCGTGACGTTGTCTACTGTTCTGTCCTGCTCACTGTCTGAAGTAAGATTGACAGGCAGATAACCCTTCTTCAAAGCACCACACTGTGTAAGTTGTTAACTTGTTTAATGGGTATTTAAAGATGAAAGGGTAAAactgaaatacatacaaataaagaggTATAAGTGGCTGGACTGGTGAAacgatatacatacagtacacatgcatATACATTACACAGATGTAATAAATCTGCTACCAAACAGAAACAAACCTCTCTATCTAATGCAAAAGCTGAGtatattaagcaaataaaactgtaTACACTCACCAACAATGCTGCATAGGGCCTGTTTAGCATGGAGAAAGCTGAAAGCACATGAGATGAACTGCACAGGCTGGAAACACCTACTTCCTGTGACCTGGAGTTATGACATCAGAGGtcaataactaactttattaaacaaataactaacaccaggaaatatctacaagtgtccagtagatggaGCTGAAGGACTGCTCATACCTGTAATCAAATGAAAAGACATATACCTGTCCTAACAGTACACTCCCCGCCTGGTGTCTGTAAGATCACCACAATTATTCTAGTCCAATCAGGGAGCAGGGTCTTCAGACTGAAGAAGAAGGATGAGCTCTGTCACTGGTCTGAAGAATAATGTAGAACTCCCATCTCTGGCAATCTTTATTTCCACTTTGCGAACTTTGCCATCTTTATCAGGGAAAGTCTTTGTTACACGACCCATAGGCCATTCATTCCTCTTGGTATGTTGATCTTTTAGAAGGACAAGATCTCCTGTGTTGATGTTAGGTCTATCTGATTGCCATTTCCTTCTTACCTGCAGGGTAGATAGATACTGTTTGCGCCACCGGTCCCAGAAGACCTTGGCTAGGCTTTGAACCTGTCTCCATTGTCTTTTATAGAGATCTTTACCATCAAAGTTCCCAGAAGGTACAGGATAAGATGCAAACTTCTGAGTCAACAGTGTAGCTGGAGTAAGTATTTGTGGGTCCTCAGGATCTGATGAGACTGGGGTCAGAGGACTTGAGTTCACTATTGCAGTCACTTCTGCCATTAGAGTAATGAGAACCTCATGAGAGAGTTTTGAAGGTAACTGTAGAAGCATGGAGTCTAATATTCTTCTTGCAACTCCTATCATTCTTTCCCACACACCTCCCATGTGGGAGGCATGAGGAGGATTAAAGATCCAACACACTTCTTGTTTGGAAAGGAAACTTTCTATCTCTTCATAGTTAAGGTTGGAAGAGATTCCAAGTTCACGGCATGCTCCAACGAAGTTGGTACCACGATCAGATCTGATAGTTTTGACTTGACCACGTATAGCAAAAAACCTTCTGAAAGAATTTATAAAGCTTGAAGTGTCCATGGATTCTATCACTTCAATATGAATGGCTCTGATATTAAGACAAGTAAAAAGAACTGCCCATCTTTTGCTGTCGGCAGAGCCTCCTCGTGTACGTCTTGAGCAGACTGTCCATGGCCCAAATACATCAAGGCCAATGTGAGTGAATGGTGGATCTGTTCTCAGTCTATCAGGTGgcaaatctgccattttttgtgTTTCGCAAGTATTTCTGAGCTTCTTGCATATGACACATTTAAAGATGAGACTACTCACACATCTCTTTCCTCCTGTTATCCAGTATCCTGCTGAACGGACAGCTCCTTCTGTAATGTGGCGCCCTTGGTGTTGCGACTGGATGTGATAGTGACAAACAATGAGGGTCGCAATGTAGTGATGACCAGGCACAATAATTGGATTCCTTTCTTCTGGTCCTAGGTCTGCATTTCTCAAGCGACCACCTACTCTCAGTAGTCCATTTTCATCTATGAAAGGGTCCAATGCTCTGAGAGGACTATCATTTGGCATGCCTTCCTTTTCTAAAATGCTCTGTATTTCTTTTGCAAAAGTCTCTTTTTTATCATTCTGTATGATGACTGTTCTAGCTTTCTTAAAGTCATGCACCAAGTTTAGTTCTTTGCAAAGGTGCCAGCCCTTACAATGATCAAGTTGGCTGTCTCTTTTTTGTTTGAACAGATGCGCTACATGAATGAGGCGTGCTAATGCTCTCGTCAAAGTATTCCAGCTAGAGAACCTGCAAAAACGTTCTTTACTTTTGGATGTTGTACTCAAGGTTGTAACTTGTGGACGAATCTCTGTATCTTGAGCCGGATCCACTAATGTAAAGGTTTCAGTCTCTAGTTTCAAGTGGTGAGAATGACTCAAGAAGGGTGGACCTGTGAACCACATAGTATCTTTCAGGTGTGCTGCTGATACAGATCTTGTGGCCAGATCAGCTGGATTGCTCTCTGTTGACACATAGTGCCATTGTTCAGGGAGAGAGGATCTTCTTATTCGCTGAACTCTGTTGCTAACAAAGACATAAAATCTTCTTTTCTCATTGCAAATGTAGCCTAAAACTATTCTGCTGTCTGTGAAGTAGCTGACAGAGTCTATATTGGTGTCAATTTCTTTTGTTATGAATGCAGCTATATCCACTGCGAGGACTGCTGCACAGAGTTCGAGTCGTGGGACTGTAAGTTCTGGACATGGGGCTAACTTAGCTTTTCCTAGCACAAAACCTATGTGGACCTGACTTTCAGAATCTATCACCTTTAAGTAGGCCACTGCTGCAATTGCTTGTGTGGAAGCATCTGAAAACACACAAAGTTCTTTGTATTTAGCATTAGAACAAGAAACAGATACATAGGGTCTAGTTACCTGTATGTGCTTTAAATGGTGAAGGGACTCTTTCCAATCTTCCCATGACAGTCTCTTACCTTCAGGCAGGGGTGCATCCCAATCTTGAGTCTCAGAGGTGAGATCACGAAGAAGAACTTTCCCTTGAATGGTTACTGGTGCAGCTATCCCCAAAGGGTCATACAAACTGTTTATTG from Xenopus laevis strain J_2021 chromosome 5S, Xenopus_laevis_v10.1, whole genome shotgun sequence includes the following:
- the LOC121394190 gene encoding uncharacterized protein LOC121394190 isoform X2 yields the protein MADLPPDRLRTDPPFTHIGLDVFGPWTVCSRRTRGGSADSKRWAVLFTCLNIRAIHIEVIESMDTSSFINSFRRFFAIRGQVKTIRSDRGTNFVGACRELGISSNLNYEEIESFLSKQEVCWIFNPPHASHMGGVWERMIGVARRILDSMLLQLPSKLSHEVLITLMAEVTAIVNSSPLTPVSSDPEDPQILTPATLLTQKFASYPVPSGNFDGKDLYKRQWRQVQSLAKVFWDRWRKQYLSTLQVRRKWQSDRPNINTGDLVLLKDQHTKRNEWPMGRVTKTFPDKDGKVRKVEIKIARDGSSTLFFRPVTELILLLQSEDPAP
- the LOC121394190 gene encoding uncharacterized protein LOC121394190 isoform X1, giving the protein MAAFSSEDHATDLKDLNFNDDDLPMQRSLGICWDLKSDSLTFQVSSEKRPFTRRGVLSTINSLYDPLGIAAPVTIQGKVLLRDLTSETQDWDAPLPEGKRLSWEDWKESLHHLKHIQVTRPYVSVSCSNAKYKELCVFSDASTQAIAAVAYLKVIDSESQVHIGFVLGKAKLAPCPELTVPRLELCAAVLAVDIAAFITKEIDTNIDSVSYFTDSRIVLGYICNEKRRFYVFVSNRVQRIRRSSLPEQWHYVSTESNPADLATRSVSAAHLKDTMWFTGPPFLSHSHHLKLETETFTLVDPAQDTEIRPQVTTLSTTSKSKERFCRFSSWNTLTRALARLIHVAHLFKQKRDSQLDHCKGWHLCKELNLVHDFKKARTVIIQNDKKETFAKEIQSILEKEGMPNDSPLRALDPFIDENGLLRVGGRLRNADLGPEERNPIIVPEQIHHSLTLALMYLGHGQSAQDVHEEALPTAKDGQFFLLVLISEPFILK